A stretch of Camelina sativa cultivar DH55 chromosome 18, Cs, whole genome shotgun sequence DNA encodes these proteins:
- the LOC104760784 gene encoding chaperone protein dnaJ GFA2, mitochondrial, whose translation MVPSNGAKVLRLLTRRCLSSSLLQDLGNQKLRGVCIGSYRRLNTGVGNHAKVVGEYASKSGHDRRWISFGGFNTNFGSTRSFHGTGSTFMSAKDYYELLGVSKNAPEGEIKKAYYGLAKKLHPDMNKDDPEAEKKFQEVSKAYEVLKDKEKRDLYDQVGHEAFEQNASGGFPNDQGFGGGGEGFNPFDIFGNFNGDIFNMFRQDIGGQDVKVLLDLSFMEAVQGCTKTVTFQTELACNTCGGQGVPPGTKREKCKACDGTGVTTMRRGILSIQKTCQKCGGAGQTFSSICKSCRGGRVVRGQKSVKVTIDPGVDNSDTLKVARVGGADPEGDQPGDLYVTLKVREDPVFRREGSDIHVDAVLSVTQAILGGTIQVPTLTGDVVVKVRPGTQPGHKVVLRNKGIRARKSTRFGDQYVHFNVSIPANITQRQRELLEEFSKAEQGEYEQRTASGSSQ comes from the exons ATGGTTCCTTCCAATGGCGCAAAGGTTCTTCGTTTGTTGACTCGTCGATGTCTCTCATCATCGCTTCTACAAGATTTAGGCAATCAG AAACTCAGGGGAGTATGTATTGGGAGTTATAGGAGATTGAATACGGGCGTTGGCAATCATGCCAAAGTTGTTGGAGAGTACGCTTCAAAATCTG GGCATGATCGGAGATGGATCAGTTTTGGAggttttaatactaattttggcTCGACAAGGTCTTTTCATGGAACAG GTTCGACGTTTATGTCTGCTAAGGACTACTATGAACTTCTTGGTGTGAGTAAGAATGCACCAGAAGGTGAAATCAAGAAGGCTTATTACGGG CTTGCTAAGAAACTCCATCCTGATATGAATAAAGATGACCCTGAAGCTGAGAAGAAGTTCCAGGAGGTCTCAAAAGCATATGAA GTTTTGAAAGATAAGGAGAAGCGTGACCTTTATGACCAG GTTGGGCATGAAGCATTTGAGCAAAATGCAAGTGGTGGGTTTCCAAATGATCAAGGcttcggtggtggtggtgaagggTTTAACCCATTTGATATCTTTGGGAACTTCAATGGCGAT atCTTCAACATGTTCAGGCAAGATATCGGAGGTCAAGATGTCAAG GTTTTGCTTGATCTTTCTTTCATGGAAGCTGTTCAAGGATGCACCAAAACTGTGACTTTTCAAACCGAGTTGGCTTGTAATACTTGTG GTGGACAAGGTGTTCCTCCTGGTACCAAACGTGAAAAATGCAAAGCCTGTGATGGCACTGGGGTG ACAACAATGAGAAGGGGTATATTAAGCATCCAAAAAACTTGCCAGAAGTGTGGTGGAGCTGGTCAAACGTTCTCA AGTATTTGCAAATCATGTAGAGGAGGTAGAGTGGTTCGAGGACAAAAGTCAGTGAAAGTCACTATCGATCCAG GGGTTGACAATAGTGATACATTAAAGGTGGCGAGGGTGGGTGGGGCTGATCCTGAAGGTGACCAGCCTGGAGATCTTTATGTTACTCTCAAG GTTCGTGAAGATCCTGTGTTCCGTAGAGAAGGATCGGATATTCATGTGGATGCAGTTCTCAGTGTTACCCAG GCCATTCTTGGAGGAACCATTCAAGTTCCAACCCTCACTGGTGATGTTGTCGTGAAG GTCCGTCCTGGAACCCAACCTGGTCATAAAGTAGTGCTAAGAAATAAAG GTATAAGAGCAAGAAAGTCGACTAGATTTGGGGATCAATATGTGCATTTCAACGTCAGCATCCCTGC AAATATAACTCAGAGGCAGCGTGAACTGCTTGAGGAATTCAGTAAAGCAGAACAAGGTGAATACGAGCAGCGCACGGCATCTGGATCTTCCCAGTGA